The following proteins come from a genomic window of Microbacterium lemovicicum:
- a CDS encoding TfoX/Sxy family protein, whose product MAAKTPKALDELTRTLLDRIEAHLPAGDLREAAMFGTHAVMVDEVMVIAVRKDHSLLVRVDADDDAALVARPEASRPDMGPRRSMGVGWIQVDAASLDDDGVLDFWVGQARRRFERHGPGTQPTA is encoded by the coding sequence ATGGCCGCGAAGACGCCGAAGGCACTCGACGAGCTCACGCGGACGCTGCTCGATCGGATCGAGGCGCACCTCCCGGCGGGCGACCTCCGCGAGGCCGCGATGTTCGGCACCCACGCGGTGATGGTCGACGAGGTGATGGTGATCGCCGTCCGCAAGGATCACAGCCTCCTCGTGCGGGTGGACGCCGACGACGATGCCGCCCTCGTGGCCCGGCCCGAAGCATCCCGTCCCGACATGGGACCGCGCCGGTCGATGGGCGTCGGGTGGATCCAGGTGGACGCCGCGTCCCTCGACGACGACGGCGTGCTCGACTTCTGGGTCGGCCAGGCCCGCCGCCGGTTCGAGCGTCACGGACCCGGCACGCAGCCGACGGCCTGA
- a CDS encoding carbohydrate ABC transporter permease, whose product MSLIVRDTEASTDSATRTLTVPRRRRAAKVRASSTSRPGRPSGTITAVKWLVISAAIVLSLLPILYMIGMSFKSPDDILSTRILPSRLAFENWASAFQNFPILTYLRNSVGSALIAVLVALLVAVPANYAIARLRAGGKQALGTLVSAYIAPPVVAIVPLFVLVRTVGLMDSVIGLGIVEGLLLTPVAVWLLDGFFRAIPFEIDEAAQIDGCGPFRTLWSVILPLTAPGIVAVSIIVFILVYNDFLIPLLLTQSVDSQTLPVGISLMQGGREVVFGQMAAASLAGLIPIYLLAMFLQKWLVGGLTQGSVK is encoded by the coding sequence ATGTCCCTCATCGTTCGAGACACAGAAGCGTCGACCGACAGCGCGACGCGCACGCTGACCGTGCCGCGCCGCCGTCGTGCGGCGAAGGTCCGCGCTTCCAGCACGTCTCGCCCCGGGCGGCCTTCGGGCACGATCACGGCGGTGAAGTGGCTGGTCATCTCTGCGGCGATCGTGCTGTCGCTGCTTCCGATCCTCTACATGATCGGGATGTCGTTCAAGAGCCCGGACGACATCCTGTCGACGCGCATCCTGCCGTCGCGTCTCGCTTTCGAGAACTGGGCGTCAGCGTTCCAGAACTTCCCGATTCTCACCTACCTGCGCAATTCCGTGGGGTCGGCGCTCATCGCGGTGCTCGTCGCGCTGCTGGTGGCGGTCCCCGCGAATTACGCGATCGCACGCCTTCGCGCCGGTGGCAAGCAGGCCCTCGGCACTCTCGTGTCGGCGTACATCGCGCCGCCGGTGGTGGCGATCGTCCCCCTGTTCGTCCTGGTGCGCACCGTGGGGCTCATGGACTCGGTGATCGGGCTGGGGATCGTCGAAGGCCTGCTGCTCACGCCGGTCGCGGTCTGGCTGCTCGACGGCTTCTTCCGTGCCATTCCCTTCGAGATCGACGAGGCGGCCCAGATCGACGGATGCGGTCCGTTCCGCACGCTCTGGTCCGTGATCCTGCCGCTCACGGCACCGGGCATCGTCGCCGTGTCCATCATCGTGTTCATCCTCGTCTACAACGACTTCCTGATCCCACTGCTGCTCACGCAGAGCGTGGACTCGCAGACGCTCCCGGTCGGCATCTCGCTGATGCAGGGCGGGCGCGAGGTGGTGTTCGGTCAGATGGCGGCAGCGAGTCTCGCCGGTCTCATTCCGATCTACCTCCTGGCGATGTTCCTGCAGAAGTGGCTGGTGGGCGGGCTCACCCAAGGCAGCGTCAAGTAG
- a CDS encoding ester cyclase, whose amino-acid sequence MESWEMREWHAAYLEACNRHDLPAIRAFVDPAVRRAHLPGGVEAWIEDMAELFQAFPDWQWRRIQLIVEDDRLASHTRAGGTHLGPLGALAPTRRHVNVAEFSMLRIANGRIVEFSGTADNRELRGLIER is encoded by the coding sequence GTGGAGTCCTGGGAGATGCGCGAGTGGCACGCCGCGTACCTCGAGGCCTGCAACCGGCACGACCTGCCGGCGATCCGGGCGTTCGTCGATCCGGCTGTACGCCGGGCGCATCTCCCCGGGGGCGTCGAGGCGTGGATCGAGGACATGGCCGAGCTCTTCCAGGCCTTCCCCGACTGGCAGTGGCGCCGCATCCAGCTCATCGTCGAAGACGACCGCCTCGCCTCCCACACCCGCGCCGGCGGCACCCATCTCGGCCCGCTCGGGGCGCTGGCGCCCACCCGCCGTCACGTGAACGTCGCCGAGTTCTCGATGCTCCGCATCGCCAACGGCCGCATCGTGGAGTTCTCGGGCACCGCCGACAACCGGGAGCTGCGCGGGCTGATCGAGCGCTGA